The Corynebacterium freiburgense region GTGGTACTCACATTCAAAATGAGCTACAAAAATCTGGTCGCGACGTTACCTTCGATGGTCAAACTGACCATAGCTTTACTATTGTTGATCGGCTTGGGAGTGGCCAGGAGTTTGACCCTAACCTAGCAGCATGGAAATTGCTTTTTACCGCTGATAAGAACTCAGTAGAGCAAGTTCTATTAACCAATGGCGATAATTCAAAGCAGTCCGATGCATTGGGGCGCTTTACAATGGCAGTGGATATTCAAGGCCAGGAAGCGAAAGTCACTGTAACCGGACCATTTAAAACGGATACCAATTACCGCCTTGTACCGGCTACGAGGTTTAAGGATGGTGTAAAAAAGGGCTACCACTATAAAAATGCCGCAGTGGTAGAAGGAACTAACGTATCTTCTGAAGCACAAGCAATTTATAACGACCTAGCTCGAGTAGATATTGCTTACGGTCCTGGTTATGGCGCTTTTCATCTTCGCAAAGAAGTGGCGGGAGAAAACGGCGACCAAATCAATCCAGACACCGTATTCCCTGTGAATGGGGTATACAAATTGCCCACAGGCACAACAGCACGTGATTTTCCCGGATGGAAGCAAGTTGGCGAACTGAATGCTGATCAAACAGGTGGCACATTCACAATTGATACAAGAATTGGCACCGTAGTTCCTGGCGTTATTTTGCCGATTGATTCGACTGTGACTCTTTCGGAAGACCCAACCAAATCCAAGCCAGAAAACCAATTAGCATGGGAATCCCCAACATTTAGCTCCACGCAGAATGGTGAATTTGTTATCCGAAATGGCGAGCAGCCAGAAATCGTTGTGAAAAACACGGTGAAAAGTGCTCCTCGTGGCAAGTTCAGTATTGCTAAAAGGGTTGAAGCGGATATTGCACTTCCGCCAACGGTGCGTGAAAAGACCTTTACATTCGAATATAAATGCGGTGAGGCGGAGCCACGGCGTTTACGAGTAAAAGGCAATGAGGAAGCCGTTACCGTCACAGAGGATATTCCTGCGGGGACCGTATGTCAGGTAAAGGAATTGGATCTTGATGTAGATATTCCAGGGTTCGCACCTCGTGAATTAGCAAAAGAACAAAGTGTAACCATCGAGGCTGCAAAGACAACACCGTTGGTATTTACTAATTCATATGTAGAAGCCCGCGGAACCTTTAGCATCGCGAAAAAGGTTGTTGGCAATGATGCCGCCCTTAACCAACGGTTTGAATTCACATACACTTGTGTAACCCCTGGTGAACAAGAACCAAAGACCGGCAAGCTTACTGCTTCGCATGGGGTAGATTCAGACTTTTCGGCACATTTCCCGGCAGGAACTTCCTGCACAATTTCGGAAACCCCGGTTCCGGCGCCAGAAGGCTATCAGGTTTCAACGTCGATTGAGCCGTCAACGCTCGTGATTGAACATCGTAGGAATCTGAAATTTACGGTAACGAACACCTACGCCAAGACTCCTGGAACGTTTAGCATTACCAAAGAGGTACTGGGCGTCGATACCTTCCAAAAGGAAGACTTCACCTTTGAATATAAATGCTCCGACAATGCCACCGGAACATTGCGTGTCAAAGGTGACGGTGTAGAAAAGGCAACCTCAGCCCCAATATCCGACGGTGCTACCTGTGAAATTCGGGAATTAAACGCTCAGCGTGACGGATACACAGTGACCACGGAAATCTCACAACCTACCGTGACTATTGCCGGTAGTAAAGACATTGCCGTGAAGGCAAAGAACACATATGTTCAAGATCTTGGTACATTCACTGTGGCTAAAAAAACCGCTGGTGGGTTTGAAAGTGACTCCTTTGCTATTGAGTATCGTTGCGGTGATAAAACCGGTGAACTTTCTGTACCGGCAAATGGTGCTCCAGTACAGGGGCCTTCGTTCCCAGTGGGCACCAAGTGTGAGATTTCTGAATCTGAGGTAGAAGCAAAACGTCCCGGTTATTCAGTAGCAACTGTTATTGATGCGCCAACCTTTACTATTGCTAAAGGTGTAGCGCAGGCGGTCGTAGTTACTAATACCTATACGGCGCTTTCTGGTAGCTTCCAGATTTCTAAAAACGTATCTGGCAATGCTGCAGCACTAGCACCAAAAACATTTGAATTCGAAT contains the following coding sequences:
- a CDS encoding DUF5979 domain-containing protein, with product MLFACIAVLAVVAQALLVVPAAYAEIDKAVKISNLTLVASTRNDGDRPDEILEVGKNVANLKFDYDASGARLREGDQFSIGFNTEHFRGLDPGKSIDVSSSDGEVLGTCSVKLEELLCTFNQHAQSLKDKGKTGFHGKGFVKLEVLKEYEGASLSFTVNGDNVDVSVPFGKILGQKTQYNAYKFHKVATPINGASKNVNWVINFGGTHIQNELQKSGRDVTFDGQTDHSFTIVDRLGSGQEFDPNLAAWKLLFTADKNSVEQVLLTNGDNSKQSDALGRFTMAVDIQGQEAKVTVTGPFKTDTNYRLVPATRFKDGVKKGYHYKNAAVVEGTNVSSEAQAIYNDLARVDIAYGPGYGAFHLRKEVAGENGDQINPDTVFPVNGVYKLPTGTTARDFPGWKQVGELNADQTGGTFTIDTRIGTVVPGVILPIDSTVTLSEDPTKSKPENQLAWESPTFSSTQNGEFVIRNGEQPEIVVKNTVKSAPRGKFSIAKRVEADIALPPTVREKTFTFEYKCGEAEPRRLRVKGNEEAVTVTEDIPAGTVCQVKELDLDVDIPGFAPRELAKEQSVTIEAAKTTPLVFTNSYVEARGTFSIAKKVVGNDAALNQRFEFTYTCVTPGEQEPKTGKLTASHGVDSDFSAHFPAGTSCTISETPVPAPEGYQVSTSIEPSTLVIEHRRNLKFTVTNTYAKTPGTFSITKEVLGVDTFQKEDFTFEYKCSDNATGTLRVKGDGVEKATSAPISDGATCEIRELNAQRDGYTVTTEISQPTVTIAGSKDIAVKAKNTYVQDLGTFTVAKKTAGGFESDSFAIEYRCGDKTGELSVPANGAPVQGPSFPVGTKCEISESEVEAKRPGYSVATVIDAPTFTIAKGVAQAVVVTNTYTALSGSFQISKNVSGNAAALAPKTFEFEYTCTPDAAGGETIVRKVSVDAGGTATISDIPAGSCQIKELPQSPIDNVEISTKLEVDGVAAPNGIATVTIDGAEPATPVAVAATNTYSTTFGKLAVRKTLSGDITEDMKQRMFTFLYTCTDPLNPAAEKPAAQPIQVPGDGAAVEVDREFAAGAVCDVTELVQSAKFDGYTHIPPVGQSVTIVGGGTQEVALNNAYTRDAGSLAVVKKVAGIIEQDAIPATFAFTYECSDGVNGTVDVPGDGKPVIARGSVLTGTQCVVRENIDAAIVPGYELQPPMPVNVLVESNGEAAIAELVNTYHKSDAPQPGPTPEPPTRGGSLAPWLILGGLFGSLGSSGSAGSSSSHSGSVQPSNTQQASPNAQPKSEQHAQSNANTQSKKTLAETGASVFGIALIAIVAILGGLLLLRRGRKQ